In Cheilinus undulatus linkage group 14, ASM1832078v1, whole genome shotgun sequence, a genomic segment contains:
- the nkx2.2b gene encoding NK2 homeobox 2b, with translation MSLNTSTKTGFTVRDILDLPNPAGRCESGTEEAEDDDTEEASAEVSGSEHAPVFGFSGGSYGRWSHGSVHGLTPKSPDLSTDEPPDADCEAARGATQKLRSRKRRVLFSKAQTFELERRFRQQRYLSAPEREHLAGLIRLTPNQVKIWFQNHRYKMKRARVEHSLEALQLLPHRRVHIPLLLRDGKACERITAQELEVTLRSGFSLPLCTYSPLLHPTYGPEHPGLPQQHPGVQQLAHMYHWSW, from the exons ATGTCTTTGAACACGAGCACGAAAACGGGCTTTACCGTGCGGGACATCCTGGATCTCCCCAACCCCGCCGGGAGATGCGAGTCAGGCACCGAGGAGGCGGAGGACGACGACACCGAGGAGGCCTCCGCGGAGGTGTCAGGCTCCGAGCACGCGCCGGTGTTTGGATTTAGCGGAGGAAGCTACGGCAGGTGGAGCCACGGATCCG TCCACGGTCTCACCCCCAAATCCCCGGACCTCTCCACGGATGAGCCCCCAGACGCCGATTGTGAAGCAGCGCGTGGCGCTACGCAGAAGTTGCGCAGCAGGAAGCGGCGCGTGCTCTTCTCCAAAGCGCAGACCTTCGAGCTGGAGCGTCGATTCCGGCAGCAGCGCTACCTGTCCGCTCCGGAGAGAGAGCACCTGGCCGGGCTCATCCGCCTGACCCCGAACCAGGTGAAGATCTGGTTCCAGAACCACCGCTACAAGATGAAGCGCGCACGCGTGGAGCACAGCCTGGAGGCGCTGCAGCTGCTGCCGCACCGCCGCGTGCACATCCCGCTGCTGCTGCGGGACGGGAAGGCCTGTGAGCGGATCACGGCGCAGGAGCTAGAGGTGACGCTCAGGTCCGGCTTCAGCCTGCCTCTGTGCACCTACTCCCCACTGCTGCACCCCACCTACGGCCCGGAGCACCCAGGCCTGCCACAGCAGCACCCAGGGGTGCAGCAGCTGGCGCACATGTACCACTGGAGCTGGTGA